The following nucleotide sequence is from Geothermobacter ehrlichii.
CTGTGAGGTTCTGACAATGCTCACCCGAATGATCAATGGCCTGGAAGAAGCCGTCATCTCGGTTCTTCTGGCGGCCATGACCCTGCTGGTTTTCATGGAGGTGGTTCTCAGGTTCGGCTTCGGCACCGGGCTGATGTGGGCCGAGGAGGCGACGTTGCACATCTCGGCCTGGATGGTCCTGTTCGGCGCATCCTACGGCATCAAGGTCGGTTCGCACATCGGCGTCGACGCCCTGGTCCGGATTCTTCCCTCCGGAGTGCGCCGCTTCGTCAGCGGCATCGCCGTCGTCGCCTGCCTGGTCTACACCGGCCTGTTCACCTACGGCGGCTGGATCTACCTGAAGAAGATGCACATGATCGGCATCGAGC
It contains:
- a CDS encoding TRAP transporter small permease, translating into MLTRMINGLEEAVISVLLAAMTLLVFMEVVLRFGFGTGLMWAEEATLHISAWMVLFGASYGIKVGSHIGVDALVRILPSGVRRFVSGIAVVACLVYTGLFTYGGWIYLKKMHMIGIELEDMPIPKWVAHSIIVIGMVLMAIRLLTLLWNIVTGKADGFKIVDEAQESMHLAKEAQASA